The Sorangiineae bacterium MSr11367 genome window below encodes:
- a CDS encoding TonB family protein, which produces MAALSVVAQPAFAQPKGVVPPRPVSRVDATYPREANKQHGEVVLGVTIDAEGHVQAVEVLDSAGKLLDDAAVRAAWQWTFEPAQRNGTPVAAKVRIPFHFAPPEDPPHDSVPSPPAPRLAPSNTVEEAPSPGARAIGTEAAAPSAPAPAPAGAPAAASETDPHTVTIIGHTRPPTRGASDFNIRVGQLANVPRKNAAEMLKLAPGILLTNDGGEGHAEQVFLRGFDAREGQDVEFTVGGVPINDVGHPHGNGYADTHFILPEVVESLRVVEGPFDPRQGNFAVAGSADYELGLRERGFTAKYTHGSFNTQRMLLLWGPQGETTHTFGAGELFKTDGFGQNRDARRGSVMGQYEGHIGERGTYRITGQAFAIDYHSAGVLRQDDVDAGRKQFFDTYDFNQGGNSSRYSIAADLETRTGNAFFRQQAYVIARTQRIRENFTGFLLDTQTPLQNPHGQRGDLIDMNMTSTTLGLKGFGRSRQKVLGETQEAEFGYFARADRVSGTQHRIENATQVPYHVDSDLDSTMTDLGLYGDLNLRANKWITLRGGARADLFTYNVLNNCAVDSIAHPTRDNPPGDASCLSQQDFGRYREPVQRTTTASTAVMPRGSLLLGPFAGFTFSGSIGKGVRSIDPNYITQDARTPFADILAYEGGVQFAREISKVEIVARSIFFQTKVDRDLIFSETAGRNVLGGGTTRTGWVGALRATGSFFDESFNVTFVKSTFDDTHLLVPYVPDVVVRSDTALFAPMPFRIANKEVRGTLGIGVTNVGRRPLPYGQRSDTIFTVDASASLKWTAYEVALTSTNLFDSKYRLGEYNFASDFHSQASPTLVPMRHFSAGSPRAIFVTFGITFGGEG; this is translated from the coding sequence GTGGCCGCCCTTTCCGTCGTTGCGCAGCCGGCGTTCGCGCAGCCAAAGGGCGTGGTTCCTCCCCGGCCCGTGTCCCGTGTGGATGCGACCTACCCGCGCGAGGCCAACAAGCAACACGGTGAGGTCGTGCTCGGCGTCACCATCGACGCCGAAGGGCATGTGCAGGCCGTGGAGGTGCTCGATTCCGCCGGCAAGCTGCTCGACGACGCGGCCGTGCGTGCGGCCTGGCAGTGGACGTTCGAGCCGGCCCAGCGCAATGGCACGCCCGTCGCCGCCAAGGTTCGCATCCCCTTCCACTTCGCCCCGCCCGAGGATCCGCCGCACGATTCGGTGCCTTCGCCGCCCGCGCCCCGCCTCGCACCGTCGAACACCGTCGAGGAGGCACCGAGCCCCGGGGCACGCGCCATCGGTACGGAAGCCGCAGCACCTTCCGCGCCCGCACCGGCGCCCGCAGGTGCCCCCGCCGCCGCATCGGAGACCGATCCCCACACGGTGACCATCATCGGTCACACGCGGCCGCCGACGCGCGGTGCGTCGGACTTCAACATCCGCGTCGGCCAGCTTGCCAATGTTCCCCGCAAAAATGCCGCGGAAATGCTCAAGCTCGCGCCGGGCATTCTGCTCACGAACGACGGCGGCGAAGGCCACGCCGAGCAAGTGTTCCTCCGCGGCTTCGACGCACGCGAGGGGCAGGACGTCGAGTTTACGGTGGGCGGTGTCCCCATCAACGACGTAGGGCATCCCCACGGGAACGGCTACGCGGACACGCATTTCATTCTGCCCGAGGTGGTCGAATCGCTGCGCGTGGTCGAAGGCCCCTTCGATCCGCGGCAGGGAAACTTCGCCGTGGCCGGCAGCGCCGACTACGAGCTCGGGCTGCGCGAGCGCGGATTCACTGCAAAGTACACGCACGGTTCGTTCAACACGCAGCGCATGCTCCTCTTGTGGGGCCCGCAGGGCGAGACGACGCACACCTTCGGCGCCGGGGAGCTCTTCAAGACGGACGGCTTCGGCCAAAACCGCGATGCGCGGCGCGGCAGCGTGATGGGCCAATACGAGGGCCACATCGGCGAGCGCGGAACCTATCGCATCACCGGCCAGGCATTCGCCATCGACTACCACTCCGCGGGCGTGCTCCGTCAGGACGACGTGGACGCCGGGCGAAAACAATTCTTCGATACGTACGACTTCAATCAAGGCGGCAACAGCTCGCGCTATTCTATCGCCGCCGATTTGGAGACGCGCACCGGAAATGCCTTTTTCCGGCAGCAGGCCTACGTCATCGCGCGCACCCAGCGCATTCGCGAGAACTTCACCGGCTTTCTGCTCGATACGCAGACGCCCTTGCAGAATCCGCACGGCCAGCGGGGCGATCTCATCGACATGAACATGACGTCGACGACCTTGGGCCTCAAAGGCTTCGGGCGCTCGCGGCAAAAGGTGCTCGGGGAGACGCAGGAGGCCGAATTCGGCTATTTCGCGCGGGCCGATCGGGTATCGGGCACGCAACACCGCATCGAGAATGCGACGCAGGTGCCCTACCACGTCGACAGCGATCTCGATTCGACGATGACCGATCTCGGTCTCTATGGCGATTTGAATCTGCGCGCGAACAAGTGGATCACCTTGCGCGGTGGCGCCCGGGCCGATCTGTTCACGTACAACGTGCTCAATAATTGCGCGGTCGACAGCATTGCGCATCCCACGCGGGACAATCCGCCAGGGGATGCGAGCTGCCTCTCGCAACAGGACTTCGGTCGCTACCGCGAGCCCGTCCAGCGCACCACCACCGCCAGCACCGCGGTCATGCCCCGCGGCTCGCTCTTGTTGGGGCCCTTTGCGGGATTCACGTTTTCCGGCAGCATCGGCAAGGGGGTGCGGTCGATCGACCCTAACTACATTACGCAGGACGCGCGCACGCCCTTCGCGGACATTCTCGCGTACGAAGGCGGCGTGCAGTTTGCGCGCGAGATCAGCAAAGTCGAAATCGTCGCGCGTTCGATCTTCTTTCAAACGAAGGTCGACCGCGATTTGATCTTCAGCGAAACCGCCGGCCGCAATGTTCTCGGCGGCGGGACGACGCGCACGGGCTGGGTGGGTGCGCTGCGGGCCACGGGCAGCTTTTTCGACGAGTCGTTCAACGTGACGTTCGTCAAGTCGACCTTCGACGATACGCATTTGCTCGTGCCGTACGTGCCCGACGTGGTCGTCCGCAGCGATACGGCCCTGTTTGCCCCCATGCCCTTCCGCATCGCAAACAAAGAGGTGCGCGGCACACTTGGGATTGGAGTCACCAACGTGGGACGGCGGCCGTTGCCCTACGGGCAGCGAAGCGACACCATCTTCACGGT
- a CDS encoding tetratricopeptide repeat protein yields the protein MRAHRAIFLALAGASFVVACSWDPTKPFEREAPAVREAISALDAGDASAAASTLQEYLSTGQCESGNIGTPTFLKQRPNGSFDLGLSLFHIGEAFGGRFGDEEADGGKPSPQRDAQIDCALRIVRAVAEDETAPIDLRARARYLEGNLLFLGGRYEGAVTAYNQALTLAPGQVDAGDPVGRDAAWNRAIALRRIEDKKDSGPPDGGGDSGDSKDPDGGNNPPDSGPPDSGPPDGGGDSGKDGGGDSGNPNQGNDGGGGDSGGPDASPNPPPQPPDAGAPPPPSNQDQDDRILDQLEKAPTVQQEAAKKIPRRARMRGGMEDK from the coding sequence GTGCGCGCGCATAGGGCCATTTTTCTGGCGCTGGCCGGGGCGTCGTTCGTCGTGGCGTGCTCGTGGGATCCGACGAAGCCGTTCGAACGCGAGGCACCTGCCGTGCGCGAGGCCATTTCGGCGCTCGATGCGGGCGATGCCTCGGCGGCCGCCTCGACCTTGCAGGAGTACCTGTCCACGGGCCAGTGCGAGTCGGGCAACATCGGCACCCCGACCTTCTTGAAGCAACGGCCCAATGGTTCGTTCGACCTGGGGCTCTCGCTGTTTCACATCGGCGAGGCCTTCGGCGGACGCTTTGGCGACGAGGAAGCCGACGGAGGAAAGCCCTCGCCGCAGCGCGATGCCCAGATCGATTGCGCACTCCGCATCGTGCGCGCCGTCGCGGAGGATGAGACGGCGCCCATCGACCTGCGCGCGCGCGCTCGCTACCTCGAAGGGAATCTGCTCTTCCTCGGCGGGCGTTACGAAGGGGCCGTGACCGCCTACAACCAAGCGCTCACGCTCGCCCCCGGGCAGGTCGATGCCGGCGATCCCGTCGGTCGCGACGCCGCGTGGAACCGAGCCATTGCGCTGCGGCGCATCGAAGACAAGAAAGACTCCGGCCCGCCCGATGGCGGCGGCGACAGCGGAGACTCCAAGGACCCCGACGGCGGAAACAACCCGCCGGACTCCGGCCCGCCGGACTCTGGACCGCCCGATGGCGGCGGCGACAGCGGCAAAGACGGCGGCGGCGACAGCGGCAACCCGAACCAAGGAAACGATGGTGGCGGCGGCGACAGCGGCGGCCCAGACGCATCGCCCAATCCGCCACCGCAACCGCCGGACGCAGGCGCCCCTCCCCCGCCGAGCAACCAGGATCAGGACGACAGGATCCTCGACCAACTCGAAAAAGCTCCCACTGTCCAACAGGAAGCCGCCAAGAAGATCCCGCGTCGTGCACGCATGCGGGGCGGCATGGAGGACAAATGA
- a CDS encoding VWA domain-containing protein, whose protein sequence is MRFAYDLLHFPGLLIAIGCALFVVAFAASLLLASLARVRAEKRFGDPSLVAKLATFDAAGRRAAKGVMLVLALALAFGALSRPQSAGQRVLPATNLDVVVVLDYSKSMYARDILPSRIARAKAEVSELIRKLKGARFGAVAFAGEPMNFPLTSDGAAIAQFFRQLEPNDMPVGGTAIAKALEKARDTLASDPKSKDHVRVIVLITDGEDLEGDPLNVAREAAKEGTRIDVVQIGGRAPEVIPEVVDGKITGIRRDAAGKPLTTELSAEGESQLAGIAKETNGNIVRSDKGETGIDTIAAGLSRMMKEELSEKIQIVGEEQYAWPLALALLLLILEALIPEAPRQKVAVLKGAPALTNARKGANRARA, encoded by the coding sequence GTGAGATTCGCGTACGACCTTCTGCATTTCCCCGGGTTGCTCATCGCCATCGGGTGCGCGCTGTTCGTGGTGGCCTTTGCGGCGTCGCTGCTGCTCGCGTCGCTGGCGCGGGTGCGCGCGGAAAAGCGCTTCGGCGATCCGAGCCTCGTGGCCAAGCTGGCCACCTTCGATGCCGCCGGGCGGCGCGCGGCCAAGGGCGTGATGCTCGTCTTGGCGCTGGCGCTGGCCTTTGGCGCGCTCTCGCGGCCGCAGTCGGCGGGGCAGCGCGTGCTGCCGGCGACGAACCTCGATGTGGTGGTGGTGCTCGACTATTCGAAGAGCATGTACGCCCGCGACATTTTGCCGAGCCGCATCGCGCGCGCCAAGGCCGAGGTGAGCGAGTTGATTCGCAAGCTCAAAGGCGCGCGCTTCGGTGCGGTGGCCTTCGCGGGCGAGCCGATGAACTTCCCGCTGACCAGCGACGGTGCGGCCATCGCGCAGTTTTTCCGGCAGCTCGAGCCGAACGACATGCCCGTCGGCGGCACGGCCATCGCGAAGGCGCTGGAAAAAGCGCGGGACACGCTGGCGAGCGATCCCAAGTCGAAGGACCACGTGCGGGTCATCGTTCTCATCACCGACGGCGAAGACTTGGAGGGCGATCCGCTGAACGTGGCGCGCGAGGCCGCCAAAGAGGGCACGCGCATCGACGTGGTGCAGATCGGCGGGCGCGCACCGGAGGTGATCCCCGAGGTGGTGGACGGCAAGATCACGGGCATCCGCCGCGACGCCGCGGGCAAGCCGCTCACCACCGAGCTGAGCGCCGAGGGCGAGTCGCAGCTCGCGGGCATCGCGAAGGAGACGAACGGCAACATCGTGCGCTCGGACAAGGGGGAGACGGGCATCGACACGATTGCCGCGGGTCTGTCGCGCATGATGAAAGAGGAGCTCTCGGAGAAGATTCAGATCGTCGGCGAGGAGCAATATGCGTGGCCGCTGGCGCTGGCGTTGCTCCTGCTCATTCTCGAGGCGCTGATTCCAGAGGCGCCGCGGCAGAAGGTCGCCGTGCTCAAGGGCGCGCCGGCCCTCACGAATGCACGAAAGGGGGCGAACCGTGCGCGCGCATAG